From the genome of Solanum lycopersicum chromosome 12, SLM_r2.1:
AGACAATTTTACATACAACAATATGGAAATCGAGCCAAGTGCACCTCAAATCGCGGGGAAGAAACTATGGAACATAGTTAGAATTATGTTGTACATGTTAAGGAAAGGCATGTTAAAGAGCAAACTCATACTAGACATACAAATTACCTTTCAAGACATGTTAAAAAGAGGTAAAATCGCGGGTAAGGCGATAAGCAATCTTATGTTACATCCTCCACATTGTTCATCGTCTTCATTTACATGCATATCGAACAACAACAACGACGTTGCAATGTCATTTATCACACGTCGTGAGTACGAGTTTAGCTGCAGTAATAGTCCTAAATTTCCCCTGTATAATAAACGTAGGCGAAATCGTAAAGGGGAAATTGATGTTGTACaaaaagtatttgaaatattaaatacaaCAAGTACAAGTCATGAAGCTGGTGGTACAACTTCTATTGCTCTTGCTTCACCTTTAGCATTACTTGGATTTGGTAAAAGTCCAAATAATGTGAGAAAATTAAGAGTTACTGATTCACCATTTCC
Proteins encoded in this window:
- the LOC101257239 gene encoding uncharacterized protein, which produces MEIEPSAPQIAGKKLWNIVRIMLYMLRKGMLKSKLILDIQITFQDMLKRGKIAGKAISNLMLHPPHCSSSSFTCISNNNNDVAMSFITRREYEFSCSNSPKFPLYNKRRRNRKGEIDVVQKVFEILNTTSTSHEAGGTTSIALASPLALLGFGKSPNNVRKLRVTDSPFPIKDSEENYNSQVDKDAEEFIKKFYKDLKQQRKIASLESPSPYHVYAR